In Salmo salar chromosome ssa15, Ssal_v3.1, whole genome shotgun sequence, one genomic interval encodes:
- the LOC106572342 gene encoding 40S ribosomal protein S10: MLMPKKNRIAIYELLFKEGVMVAKKDVHLAKHPELADKNVPNLHVMKAMQSLKSTGYVKEQFAWRHFYWYLTNEGIQYLRDFLHLPPEIVPATLRRQMRPETARPRPKGMEGERAERPARFNREGGDRDNYRRSVAPPGADKKAEAGAGAATEFQFRGGFGRGRGQQPPQE, from the exons ATGCTGATGCCCAAGAAGAATCGTATAGCCATCTACGAGCTCCTCTTCAAGGAGGGAGTGATGGTGGCAAAAAAGGATGTGCATCTGGCTAAGCACCCGGAGCTGGCCGATAAGAATGTGCCCAACCTTCACGTTATGAAGGCCATGCAG TCTTTGAAGTCAACTGGGTATGTGAAGGAGCAGTTTGCCTGGCGCCACTTCTACTGGTACCTGACCAATGAGGGCATCCAGTACCTGAGGGACTTCCTGCATCTGCCCCCAGAGATTGTTCCTGCCACTCTGCGTCGCCAGATGCGCCCTGAGACCGCTCGGCCCAGGCCTAAAG GTATGGAGGGTGAGAGAGCTGAGAGGCCAGCCAGGTTTAACCGTGAAGGAGGAGACCGAGACAACTACAGACGTTCTGTTGCACCAC CTGGTGCAGACAAGAAGGCTGAAGCAGGTGCTGGTGCAGCTACTGAGTTCCAATTT AGAGGCGGTTTTGGACGTGGCAGAGGACAGCAACCACCACAGGAGTAA
- the LOC106572341 gene encoding diphosphoinositol polyphosphate phosphohydrolase 1 isoform X1, with amino-acid sequence MMKIKSNQTRTYDGDGYKKRAACLCFRNESEEEVLLVSSIRHPGKWIVPGGGMEPEEEPNVAAVREVCEEAMLSFQAGVKGTLGRLLGIFENTDRKHRTYVYVLIVTEMLEDWEDSVNIGRKREWFNTQDARRVLQCHKPVQASYFEALQQGSLSSNGTPLVTMIGGEEHSPTYNINQSSRSSIR; translated from the exons ATGATGAAGATCAAATCGAATCAAACGCGGACATATGACGGGGATGGCTACAAGAAGCGCGCCGCCTGTCTGTGCTTCAGAAacgagagtgaggaggag GTGTTGTTGGTGAGTAGTATCCGGCATCCAGGCAAGTGGATCGTCCCTGGTGGAGGGATGGAGCCGGAGGAAGAGCCCAATGTTGCTGCTGTTCGAGAGGTGTGTGAAGAG GCCATGTTGTCTTTCCAGGCTGGTGTCAAGGGGACATTGGGGCGTCTACTAGGAATTTTCGAG AACACAGACAGGAAGCACAGAACATATGTCTATGTCCTCATCGTTACAGAGATGTTGGAAGACTGGGAGGACTCTGTGAATATTG GGAGAAAAAGGGAATGGTTTAATACTCAGGATGCCAGAAGAGTGTTGCAGTGCCACAAGCCTGTGCAGGCCTCGTACTTTGAGGCCCTACAACAGGGCAGCCTGAGCAGCAACGGGACACCCCTGGTGACCATGATAGGGGGAGAAGAGCACTCCCCTACCTACAATATCAACCAGAGCTCCAGATCGAGTATAAGATAA
- the LOC106572341 gene encoding diphosphoinositol polyphosphate phosphohydrolase 1 isoform X2: protein MMKIKSNQTRTYDGDGYKKRAACLCFRNESEEEVLLVSSIRHPGKWIVPGGGMEPEEEPNVAAVREVCEEAGVKGTLGRLLGIFENTDRKHRTYVYVLIVTEMLEDWEDSVNIGRKREWFNTQDARRVLQCHKPVQASYFEALQQGSLSSNGTPLVTMIGGEEHSPTYNINQSSRSSIR from the exons ATGATGAAGATCAAATCGAATCAAACGCGGACATATGACGGGGATGGCTACAAGAAGCGCGCCGCCTGTCTGTGCTTCAGAAacgagagtgaggaggag GTGTTGTTGGTGAGTAGTATCCGGCATCCAGGCAAGTGGATCGTCCCTGGTGGAGGGATGGAGCCGGAGGAAGAGCCCAATGTTGCTGCTGTTCGAGAGGTGTGTGAAGAG GCTGGTGTCAAGGGGACATTGGGGCGTCTACTAGGAATTTTCGAG AACACAGACAGGAAGCACAGAACATATGTCTATGTCCTCATCGTTACAGAGATGTTGGAAGACTGGGAGGACTCTGTGAATATTG GGAGAAAAAGGGAATGGTTTAATACTCAGGATGCCAGAAGAGTGTTGCAGTGCCACAAGCCTGTGCAGGCCTCGTACTTTGAGGCCCTACAACAGGGCAGCCTGAGCAGCAACGGGACACCCCTGGTGACCATGATAGGGGGAGAAGAGCACTCCCCTACCTACAATATCAACCAGAGCTCCAGATCGAGTATAAGATAA
- the LOC106572341 gene encoding diphosphoinositol polyphosphate phosphohydrolase 1 isoform X3, translated as MMKIKSNQTRTYDGDGYKKRAACLCFRNESEEEVLLVSSIRHPGKWIVPGGGMEPEEEPNVAAVREAGVKGTLGRLLGIFENTDRKHRTYVYVLIVTEMLEDWEDSVNIGRKREWFNTQDARRVLQCHKPVQASYFEALQQGSLSSNGTPLVTMIGGEEHSPTYNINQSSRSSIR; from the exons ATGATGAAGATCAAATCGAATCAAACGCGGACATATGACGGGGATGGCTACAAGAAGCGCGCCGCCTGTCTGTGCTTCAGAAacgagagtgaggaggag GTGTTGTTGGTGAGTAGTATCCGGCATCCAGGCAAGTGGATCGTCCCTGGTGGAGGGATGGAGCCGGAGGAAGAGCCCAATGTTGCTGCTGTTCGAGAG GCTGGTGTCAAGGGGACATTGGGGCGTCTACTAGGAATTTTCGAG AACACAGACAGGAAGCACAGAACATATGTCTATGTCCTCATCGTTACAGAGATGTTGGAAGACTGGGAGGACTCTGTGAATATTG GGAGAAAAAGGGAATGGTTTAATACTCAGGATGCCAGAAGAGTGTTGCAGTGCCACAAGCCTGTGCAGGCCTCGTACTTTGAGGCCCTACAACAGGGCAGCCTGAGCAGCAACGGGACACCCCTGGTGACCATGATAGGGGGAGAAGAGCACTCCCCTACCTACAATATCAACCAGAGCTCCAGATCGAGTATAAGATAA